The following nucleotide sequence is from Bacteroidota bacterium.
ACATTGCATATAAGCAAGTGGCGGTCTAGGTACTCTATTGCAAAGCCTGGAATTTCTATTAACTTTGCTGCTCGCGGTTATTGGTTCGGTGCTGTAATCGCCACCTGCATATATGCAAATAACGTTATGCGGCAGCCTCTTTTTTCGCTAGTCAAAGACAGGATTGGTGGCCTTTCTTGCCTTTTTCACTCAGTAACTTTTCTGCAATTTTCAAATACCGGAGCAGCCCTACGCTTCGTAATTTAATTTTTTCCTCGCGCACAAAAATTGAAATCCCCCAGACACACAAAACAGCACTTATACTTTTGCCACAACCCCACAGGCCCTACACACCTTGGCAAAAGTATAAGAGCTGTTTTCTCCTGCCCCAATTCCTGCTATATTTAAATTAAAATAGTCTCTGCTTTTCAGAGCTTTTTTTATTCAAAAATAAAATCATACAAAGGCTACACATCTAACCAAACTATTGAACAACCACCTTAAGCACAACTGGCCCTTCAATTGTAAATACATGGACAAAGTATAATCCTTTCGAGGCCATTCTTAAATTAAATTCACCAGAAGTTGTATCGAATATAAAACCATTGAACACCTGACCGGTAAATGTATAAACCTTTATGGATTCAATTTCATTGTCAGCTTTTATCGCAAACAGTCCATTCCCTGGATTAGGCATGATTTGAACAATGGGTATTGTTGTTCTCTTTTCTGCTTCATTAAAAGTCACAGAGGTTGTAATAGCTTTATTACTCCATGCCCCATTTGATTCTGTACCAATAAAGACAACTTCCCCATCGCTTGAAAAACAATTAAGTTTACTCCCAAAATCCTGCTCATCCCCAAAAAGATTCCATGTTTCTCCATCATCATCAGAATAATAAACATTAAAATCGCTTAAACCAAATAGGACATTATTAATGGAATGTATAGAATTTACCATTAAAGTATCATTTACCGTTTCCCAAAATTCAGGATTCTCAAATTGTGTTTTATAAATACCATTGCCAGAAATAAAAACAGTATTATCATGGATTGCAATAGATTTTCCAACAAAATGATCAGGAAGCCCTTCTTCTATTAATACCCAGGATTTTGATGGATCTGTGGAATAATAAACACTGTTGTCATTACAGATCCCACGTCCATTCCTAAGCTCTCTTATGAAAAAATACTTATCGTTTTTCATATCAAAATCAATACCAGCAGGGTAGCATGTTTCCCCGTATGGCTCTTTAAAACCCTTGGTCGTGGTTGTATCCCAATTCCTCCCCATATCACCAGAAAGTAAAATTGATGTACTCATCCCAATTAAATTTTCGTTCCTTTCTTTTACTTTAAAGATATAATTGTTGTGCTTTTCAACAGTCCAATAAGCTTGGGGATTGGTTGAAAAAGCTAAATGAGATCGATAGTGGGCATAAGTGGTATCACCTTTTTTAGATAAATTTAAAAGTCCAGTACTAATGTTATAAGCAGATAAATTCTGTGAATATGTAATGAGTTCATTATCAGCTCCCAACAAGTAAAACACCCCCCCATGATAATCACCAACTGAAAAATACAGTTTATCCTCATATTGCCCCATATCAATAATACTTGAAGGAAGTTCTTGATGTACATGCTCGATTGACCAACTTAAATCATTTTCAGTAATTGTGGCAAGTCCTTTCCCGGATTTATAAAGAGTTCCATCAAATAAAATCAGGTCTTGGGCTCCTATTGATGGAAGGTTTCTATTCCATTCTTCCCAGGATTCACCTAAGTCATTTGACCTGAATACGCCATTGCCACCTGCGATAAATAAATCAGCCCCAACCAACGCCATACAAGATGGAGAAAAAGTTGGAGAATAAATCAATTTCCAGCTATTTCCGTTGTTAATCGACTTATAAAGATATCCGTGTCCACTGGCAAATATAATATTATCATGAGCTGTAAAGGTTCTTATGTCAATTAAATTCTTATCCGTTACCCAGGTTTCACCATTGTCATCAGAATAAGCCAACTGATTAAAGCCTGCGGCAAAAATCCTCCCTTTATTTTCAAAAAAATTTGCTGCATAATTATAATCAAAAGTATATACCTCCTTCCATGTATCCCCATTATCTTCCGATTTGTAAATAAAGGTGCGTCCACCCCAAACATAATTTGTTATAAGAATAGCTTTTTTAGTAGCTATCATGTCAGTGGCTTTAATTGGAGGATTAATTATAGACCAAGTTTTTCCTCCATCATTTGATCGGGAAAGGCC
It contains:
- a CDS encoding T9SS type A sorting domain-containing protein; the protein is MKKYILLIIMPALSLGFVSGQQIEKWYPLKSPKTFNSYLYTFEDTLYLNVDKNYQFWYFIKLKGEQEWIKRNFYPGKFCRKDNFLFRYNYEGLSRSNDGGKTWSIINPPIKATDMIATKKAILITNYVWGGRTFIYKSEDNGDTWKEVYTFDYNYAANFFENKGRIFAAGFNQLAYSDDNGETWVTDKNLIDIRTFTAHDNIIFASGHGYLYKSINNGNSWKLIYSPTFSPSCMALVGADLFIAGGNGVFRSNDLGESWEEWNRNLPSIGAQDLILFDGTLYKSGKGLATITENDLSWSIEHVHQELPSSIIDMGQYEDKLYFSVGDYHGGVFYLLGADNELITYSQNLSAYNISTGLLNLSKKGDTTYAHYRSHLAFSTNPQAYWTVEKHNNYIFKVKERNENLIGMSTSILLSGDMGRNWDTTTTKGFKEPYGETCYPAGIDFDMKNDKYFFIRELRNGRGICNDNSVYYSTDPSKSWVLIEEGLPDHFVGKSIAIHDNTVFISGNGIYKTQFENPEFWETVNDTLMVNSIHSINNVLFGLSDFNVYYSDDDGETWNLFGDEQDFGSKLNCFSSDGEVVFIGTESNGAWSNKAITTSVTFNEAEKRTTIPIVQIMPNPGNGLFAIKADNEIESIKVYTFTGQVFNGFIFDTTSGEFNLRMASKGLYFVHVFTIEGPVVLKVVVQ